A genomic stretch from Schistosoma haematobium chromosome 2, whole genome shotgun sequence includes:
- the KAT8_1 gene encoding K(lysine) acetyltransferase, variant 2 (EggNog:ENOG410V4DM~COG:B) — protein MKYSETWLNHIKYDCKAKRPPGKEIYNHGNLCVFELDGNVQKLYCQNLCLLAKLFLDHKTLYYNVSPFIFYVLCEIDNDGVHLVGYFSKEKVSADNYNLACILTLPPFQRRGYGHFLISLSYELAKIEQIVGTPEKPLSDLGRLSYRSYWEKVILNFLLENPNCTMNELSTKTCIAIDDIIWTLQYHPIINNWQHGHQICLHRDTIQQYLNQLNDEHSMKAFPTDGKEQRKNRKLMHKNSFVLDINRLKWDPPIKSSQNNKESQM, from the exons atgaaGTATTCAGAAACATGGTTAAACCATATAAAATATGATTGTAAAGCAAAACGACCTCCTGGTAAAGAAATATACAATCATGGAAATCTATGCGTTTTTGAATTAGATGGCAATGTACAAAAG CTTTACTGTCAAAATCTATGTCTGTTGGCCAAATTGTTTCTAGATCATAAAACACTTTATTATAATGTCTCACCATTTATATTCTATGTTCTATGTGAGATAGACAATGATGGAGTACATCTTGTTGGTTATTTTTCCAAG GAAAAAGTATCTGCTGATAATTATAATCTTGCATGTATCTTAACTTTACCACCATTTCAACGTCGTGGATATGGTCATTTCTTAATTAGTCTCA GTTATGAATTAGCTAAAATTGAACAAATTGTTGGTACACCAGAGAAACCTCTCTCCGATTTAGGTCGTTTAAGTTATCGTAGTTATTGGGAAAAGGTGATATTGAATTTTCTATTAGAAAATCCTAATTGTACAATGAATGAATTAAG TACAAAAACATGTATTGCCATTGATGATATTATTTGGACATTACAATATCATCCAATTATTAATAACTGGCAACATGGTCATCAGATATGCCTACATCGTGATACTATACAACAATATTTGAATCAATTAAATGATGAACATTCTATGAAAGCCTTTCCTACAGATGGTAAAGAACAACGGAAAAATCGTAAATTGATGCATAAAAACTCTTTTGTATTGGATATCAATCGATTGAAATGGGATCCACCAATTAAATCATCACAGAATAACAAAGAAAGTCAAATGTAA
- the KAT8_1 gene encoding K(lysine) acetyltransferase (EggNog:ENOG410V4DM~COG:B) codes for MNAVVKKRMVHNPTDDIDLKVSTLDPDIQIGEVYKVLRSTGQYYPAAVIEGRIDGNGNKEYYVHYCNHDRRLDEWVTSERIDCSAKLKIPCESSLNQLTDSAGCDVRFTRNQKRKLEETSKVLQESDSLDSTTQKLELEYQEFTRVKFIDQIQFGKYEIDTWYFSPYPEEFRQVKKLWICEYCLKYMKYSETWLNHIKYDCKAKRPPGKEIYNHGNLCVFELDGNVQKLYCQNLCLLAKLFLDHKTLYYNVSPFIFYVLCEIDNDGVHLVGYFSKEKVSADNYNLACILTLPPFQRRGYGHFLISLSYELAKIEQIVGTPEKPLSDLGRLSYRSYWEKVILNFLLENPNCTMNELSTKTCIAIDDIIWTLQYHPIINNWQHGHQICLHRDTIQQYLNQLNDEHSMKAFPTDGKEQRKNRKLMHKNSFVLDINRLKWDPPIKSSQNNKESQM; via the exons ATGAATGCTGTA GTAAAAAAGAGGATGGTTCATAATCCGACTGATGATATTGATTTAAAAGTGTCAACACTTGATCCGGATATACAAATTGGAGAAGTGTATAAAGTTTTACGATCTACTGGTCAATACT ATCCTGCCGCTGTAATAGAAGGTCGTATAGATGGTAATGGGAATAAAGAATATTATGTTCATTATTGCAATc ACGACCGTAGATTAGATGAATGGGTTACATCTGAACGAATTGACTGTTCTGCAAAGCTTAAAATTCCATGCGAGTCGTCTCTTAACCAGTTAACAGATTCTGCTGGGTGTGATGTCCGATTCACCAGAAATCAGAAACGCAAGTTGGAAGAAACTTCCAAAGTTCTTCAA GAAAGTGACTCTTTAGACTCTACTACGCAAAAATTGGAGCTTGAATATCAAGAA TTTACTCGAGTGAAATTTATTGATCAGATACAATTTGGCAAGTACGAAATTGACACATGGTATTTTTCACCTTATCCCGAAGAATTTAGACAAGTGAAAAAGTTATGGATATGtgaatattgtttaaaatatatgaaGTATTCAGAAACATGGTTAAACCATATAAAATATGATTGTAAAGCAAAACGACCTCCTGGTAAAGAAATATACAATCATGGAAATCTATGCGTTTTTGAATTAGATGGCAATGTACAAAAG CTTTACTGTCAAAATCTATGTCTGTTGGCCAAATTGTTTCTAGATCATAAAACACTTTATTATAATGTCTCACCATTTATATTCTATGTTCTATGTGAGATAGACAATGATGGAGTACATCTTGTTGGTTATTTTTCCAAG GAAAAAGTATCTGCTGATAATTATAATCTTGCATGTATCTTAACTTTACCACCATTTCAACGTCGTGGATATGGTCATTTCTTAATTAGTCTCA GTTATGAATTAGCTAAAATTGAACAAATTGTTGGTACACCAGAGAAACCTCTCTCCGATTTAGGTCGTTTAAGTTATCGTAGTTATTGGGAAAAGGTGATATTGAATTTTCTATTAGAAAATCCTAATTGTACAATGAATGAATTAAG TACAAAAACATGTATTGCCATTGATGATATTATTTGGACATTACAATATCATCCAATTATTAATAACTGGCAACATGGTCATCAGATATGCCTACATCGTGATACTATACAACAATATTTGAATCAATTAAATGATGAACATTCTATGAAAGCCTTTCCTACAGATGGTAAAGAACAACGGAAAAATCGTAAATTGATGCATAAAAACTCTTTTGTATTGGATATCAATCGATTGAAATGGGATCCACCAATTAAATCATCACAGAATAACAAAGAAAGTCAAATGTAA
- the AK5_1 gene encoding Adenylate kinase isoenzyme 5 (EggNog:ENOG410VERH~COG:F) has product MKSSNGEMVDTRDYLIKKGIPQLFECLLTGLMYHRPNDHLDYMQQCIEKIRANGMNSVRWDLFLQSKPVEQLSLHTKAKDYFYNEHVKVLLGVQEPRYQLDRKCDTCLVTLFDINCVLSKITNKKYLVSLWPRKVMLPTSIPKGPRMDVTCGRVCVILVIH; this is encoded by the exons ATGAAAAGTTCTAACGGTGAAATGGTTGATACTAGAGATTACCTTATTAAAAAAGGTATTCCTCAGCTTTTTGAG tgTTTATTGACTGGACTAATGTATCATCGTCCGAATGATCATTTAGACTATATGCAACAGTGTATTGAAAAAATAAGAGCGAATGGAATGAACAGTGTACGATGGGACCTATTTCTTCAATCGAAACCAGTTGAACAATTATCTTTACATACGAAAGCAA AGGATTATTTTTATAATGAACATGTCAAAGTTCTTTTAGGGGTTCAGGAACCAAGATATCAACTAGATCGGAAATGTGATACTTGTCTAGTGACGCTTTTTGACATTAACTGCGTTCTGTCAAAGATCACGAATAAGAAATACTTAGTTTCACTCTGGCCGCGAAAAGTCATGCTGCCTACTTCGATACCTAAAGGTCCCAGGATGGATGTTACATGTGGTCGTGTATGTGTAATTCTGGTGATTCACTAG